The following proteins are encoded in a genomic region of Candidatus Methanomethylophilaceae archaeon:
- a CDS encoding cupin domain-containing protein, translated as MTVMEPNIAEVAERIVAMRELCDISAEEMAEVVGKPVEEYLEYETGKKDFSFTFLYKCAERFGIDMVELLTGDNPHLSGFALVRNGKGLPMKRRIGFQYQHLAPTFKSKLSEPFVVFAPYIEEDQNAPIRVSTHEGQEFDYILEGTLRFSHDGRIMDLSPGDSVYYDSGKPHGMYATSKSGCKFIAVVMRGAEK; from the coding sequence GTGACGGTTATGGAACCAAACATAGCGGAAGTGGCGGAACGCATAGTGGCGATGAGGGAACTCTGCGACATCTCTGCGGAAGAGATGGCGGAGGTCGTAGGCAAGCCGGTAGAGGAGTATCTTGAGTATGAGACCGGGAAGAAAGATTTCTCCTTCACGTTCCTGTACAAATGCGCTGAGAGGTTCGGCATCGATATGGTCGAGCTCCTCACCGGAGACAACCCGCATCTTTCAGGCTTCGCTCTGGTCAGAAATGGCAAGGGCCTCCCGATGAAGAGGAGGATAGGCTTCCAATATCAGCATCTGGCTCCCACATTCAAGAGCAAGCTATCAGAGCCTTTCGTCGTCTTCGCGCCTTACATAGAGGAAGACCAGAACGCTCCGATCCGCGTTTCTACCCACGAAGGCCAGGAGTTCGATTACATTCTGGAGGGTACTCTCAGATTCTCCCACGACGGGCGCATCATGGATCTGAGCCCCGGGGATTCGGTCTATTATGACTCCGGCAAGCCCCATGGGATGTACGCCACGTCTAAGAGCGGATGCAAATTCATAGCAGTCGTCATGAGAGGCGCAGAGAAATGA
- a CDS encoding 4Fe-4S binding protein, which translates to MPEVKVNNDRCKGCEMCVITCPKHLLELDRTITNSKGYHPAHIKDQKACIGCGSCAIMCPDVAIRVEV; encoded by the coding sequence ATGCCCGAAGTCAAAGTAAACAACGACAGGTGCAAAGGCTGCGAGATGTGCGTCATCACGTGCCCTAAGCACTTGCTGGAACTCGACAGGACGATCACTAACAGCAAAGGATACCATCCCGCGCACATAAAAGACCAGAAAGCGTGCATCGGGTGCGGATCCTGCGCGATAATGTGCCCCGATGTGGCCATAAGAGTGGAGGTCTGA
- a CDS encoding 3-methyl-2-oxobutanoate dehydrogenase subunit VorB has translation MGEKVLMKGNEAIAEAAIAAGCRHFFGYPITPQTEVAAYMSKRMPKIGGVYLQGESEVASINMVLGAGAAGVRVMTSTSSPGISLMAEGISYIAGSDVPCLIVNVQRGGPGLGGIQPSQADYCQATKASGHGDFQMLVFAPSTVQEMVDLVAGAFELGDKYRMPTMILSDGMLGQMMEPVELPEAKESTVSDKPWAASGHQNKRAHNVVNSLYIDPHELERLVVERYKKYDIIKETEQRAEEYLADDADIIIVAFGASSRVSRSAIDMARKQGIKAGLVRPITLWPFPEKYLAKHAGHAKVFLSVEMSMGQMVDDVKLAIKCSKPVEFFGRTGGVIPTPKEVFEQIVKLSGGACQ, from the coding sequence ATGGGCGAGAAAGTCCTCATGAAGGGGAACGAAGCCATCGCGGAAGCGGCCATCGCCGCCGGCTGCAGGCATTTCTTCGGCTACCCTATCACCCCCCAGACCGAGGTCGCGGCTTACATGTCCAAAAGGATGCCCAAGATAGGCGGCGTCTATCTCCAAGGGGAATCCGAGGTCGCTTCCATCAACATGGTCCTCGGAGCCGGAGCCGCCGGCGTGAGAGTCATGACATCAACTTCCTCCCCCGGGATCAGCCTGATGGCCGAGGGAATCTCATACATAGCGGGGTCGGACGTGCCCTGCCTGATAGTCAACGTCCAGCGCGGCGGCCCCGGGCTGGGAGGGATCCAGCCTTCCCAAGCAGATTACTGCCAGGCGACCAAAGCTTCCGGCCACGGAGACTTCCAGATGCTCGTGTTCGCCCCGTCCACCGTCCAGGAGATGGTTGACCTCGTCGCGGGAGCTTTCGAGCTGGGAGACAAATACAGGATGCCGACGATGATCCTCTCCGACGGAATGCTCGGACAGATGATGGAGCCTGTCGAGCTCCCCGAAGCGAAAGAGAGCACCGTCAGCGACAAACCCTGGGCAGCTTCTGGACATCAGAACAAGAGAGCACACAACGTGGTCAATTCCCTGTACATCGATCCGCACGAGCTCGAGAGGCTGGTCGTCGAGAGATACAAGAAATACGATATCATCAAAGAGACGGAGCAGAGAGCGGAGGAATACCTCGCCGATGACGCCGACATCATAATCGTCGCTTTCGGGGCATCCTCCAGAGTCTCCCGCTCCGCGATCGACATGGCCAGGAAGCAAGGAATAAAAGCCGGACTGGTCAGGCCTATAACGCTCTGGCCCTTCCCCGAGAAATACCTCGCGAAACATGCCGGCCACGCCAAGGTCTTCCTTTCCGTGGAGATGTCCATGGGACAGATGGTGGACGACGTGAAGCTGGCGATAAAATGCAGCAAACCGGTCGAGTTCTTCGGCCGCA